From Hippoglossus stenolepis isolate QCI-W04-F060 chromosome 6, HSTE1.2, whole genome shotgun sequence, a single genomic window includes:
- the LOC118111525 gene encoding cytosolic sulfotransferase 1: protein MEPLPRPTIFEFHGVYMTNYFTENWDNIQSFEARPSDIVIATFPKAGTTWVSYILDLLYFEDVCPERIASIPIHERVPFLEISAPFHTKGKDLADQLPTTPRLIKTHLPIQFLPKSFWEQNCRIIYVGRNAKDSAVSYFHFGRMNFIQPDPLNWSTFLQDFKEDKIVFGSWYDHVNGWWEKKQTYSNIHYMFYEDLTEDTGREIDKLCSFLGLSPSAEKKERVATGAKFDNMKQDKMANYSTVEVMDHKVSPFMRKGKVGDWKNHFTVAQNEEFDEDYKKKMKNPTLKFRTEI from the exons ATGGAGCCGCTACCTCGACCAACAATCTTTGAGTTCCACGGAGTCTACATGACCAACTACTTCACTGAAAACTGGGACAACATACAAAGCTTCGAAGCGAGACCAAGTGATATTGTCATAGCTACTTTTCCTAAAGCAG GGACAACATGGGTCTCTTACATCCTGGATCTTCTGTATTTTGAGGATGTGTGTCCCGAGCGTATCGCATCCATCCCCATTCATGAGAGAGTGCCCTTCCTGGAGATCAGCGCACCTTTTCACACCAAAG GCAAAGACCTGGCGGACCAACTACCCACCACTCCTCGTCTAATTAAAACTCATCTACCAATCCAGTTTTTGCCGAAGTCCTTCTGGGAGCAGAACTGCCGG aTTATCTACGTCGGTCGTAACGCAAAGGACTCGGCAGTGTCCTATTTTCATTTTGGCCGGATGAACTTTATCCAGCCAGATCCACTTAACTGGAGCACCTTCCTGCAGGATTTCAAGGAGGACAAGA TTGTGTTTGGATCTTGGTATGACCACGTGAACGGCTGGTGGGAGAAGAAACAGACATATTCCAATATTCACTACATGTTCTATGAAGACCTGACTGAG GACACGGGACGAGAGATAGACAAGCTCTGTTCCTTCCTCGGTTTGTCTCCTTCAGCCGAAAAGAAGGAAAGAGTCGCAACTGGAGCGAAGTTTGACAACatgaaacaagacaaaatggCCAATTATTCCACTGTTGAAGTGATGGACCACAAGGTGTCTCCTTTCATGAGAAAAG GGAAAGTTGGTGACTGGAAGAACCACTTCACTGTTGCTCAGAATGAAGAGTTTGACGAAGACTAcaagaaaaagatgaagaatcCCACACTGAAGTTTCGCACTGAGATTTAG
- the LOC118110993 gene encoding proline-rich transmembrane protein 3 isoform X2, whose amino-acid sequence MAPMSLLFLGFFLSFLHSSHTQTIIGSSSSFPPLDLPINSPPPPTKQTVRFWPSLPPRGRSDVPIRATVRDRLTSTNAVQQGQRVARPTVQSIPSFISGLSAKNLSIGPILTQPTASRPRTDMAGLTLSRAFAKGDTSTKGLTPPLPTAVAEPAGNKAGNAESDDDDPQGLGSGSSPTTMLVKEETPVPTAGDEMSQHRPQAQTVISKTSAKKTPPPESQSVKPPVFVLTTASKTTTSPQTPETRATLSPVVTKATLQTVVLTGDLTANTLPPQQDSVMTTTAGSPEDQPQASELPVTAQSQNSLPSNTTTPQVTTTSAATVLTTTLAAVRASSKASNPTNITTQQGGNTASTTRTGKPSFLTTGVVPVTRIRFFPTYQSGIGQRNRSILLGHPHQAPHATYNPVPSPSASPSNATYLYWGDLSRTLAFAWELHVYGSASLFLLLFAGAALGLTLSPATNCPHRGAVALANALLFLAGGLRAALFLIDPYGTRKLLPRPAVMVLYNLPLHLLVWTHAALALLAIRVAGVSVLPSTMERPPLVAVLAVLQCTLLLAADLLSPALSPVVPVTLQILSLCWGLALCLGFLCYVFPRIRCPPLPQPGVPEQGTRKAWTGSRRIGVVLGRVLAVCAVVGALCCGLHVYATLWLYGLLGDWTHFNWGWWLVHFWARLLELSWGFSLLLLGSWLFWRPQSYQGREEGGADGRAAGDVPSPGQSVGSTQRHTCWSKIVQSLKVKPCRKSDSNGVGGGGVGGGGGGGPGGPGGPGEMPNNWAGQERPGADISKSLIRNQNHEQVTALPRYVKDNNRGRNHRGHSAERGISDGSTGSLLRLQALGRPPQRSVSGSLDQDKDTSLSLCDFDLRPPSPINLTRSIDEALHREHLLEGISLFYPFNQNSQSPSPGSGGSQGPWLRRNSDPQMLSESSEAPTESSMPLGGSVLSSVPSRQVTAPPTPSHQGHRWAGNGVGSVPSSVSCPVSLRPTRISTGHLGEDGVDDTRPFITPDSERVRGRAGRPAGSRSYLEVSRHDDSASVSSEIIDL is encoded by the exons ATGGCTCCcatgtccctcctcttcctgggcttcttcctctccttcctccattCTTCACATACCCAGACCATCATcggctcttcctcctcatttcctcctctcgACCTGCCAATTaattctccacctccaccaacCAAGCAAACTGTTAGATTCTGGCCCTCTTTACCTCCCAGAGGGCGCAGTGATGTGCCCATCAGAGCGACAGTCCGGGATAGGCTGACAAGTACGAATGCAGTGCAACAGGGGCAGAGAGTGGCCCGTCCCACTGTGCAGTCCATTCCTTCTTTTATATCCGGTCTCTCTGCAAAGAACCTCAGCATCGGGCCAATTTTAACCCAACCGACTGCCTCCAGGCCCAGGACTGACATGGCCGGTTTAACACTCAGCAGGGCCTTTGCTAAGGGGGACACTTCTACAAAAGGCTTGACTCCACCTCTGCCCACTGCTGTCGCTGAGCCTGCAGGTAACAAGGCAGGTAATGCAGAGTCAGACGATGATGATCCACAGGGGTTAGGATCAGGTAGTTCTCCGACAACGATGCttgtgaaggaggaaacaccTGTTCCAACGGCTGGCGATGAAATGTCGCAGCATCGGCCTCAGGCACAGACGGTGATATCTAAAACCTCTGCCAAAAAGACACCACCACCTGAGAGTCAGTCTGTGAAGCCTCCGGTGTTTGTGCTCACAACAGCCAGTAAAACCACAACATCACCACAGACACCAGAGACGAGAGCAACACTGTCCCCTGTGGTGACGAAAGCAACACTTCAGACTGTAGTATTAACAG GAGACCTGACAGCGAACACACTTCCTCCGCAGCAGGACTCTGTGATGACCACCACCGCTGGGTCTCCTGAAGATCAGCCACAGGCTTCAGAGCTGCCAGTCACTGCCCAAAGCCAGAATAGTTTGCCTTcaaacaccacaacaccacAAGTGACGACCACATCTGCAGCTACTGTGCTTACTACAACACTGGCAGCTGTGAGAGCGTCCTCGAAAGCATCAAATCCAACCAACATAACGACGCAACAGGGAGGGAATACAGCTAGCACAACAAGGACAG gaaAACCTTCCTTCCTCACCACCGGTGTAGTCCCAGTCACCCGGATAAGGTTTTTCCCCACCTACCAGAGTGGTATTGGTCAGAGGAACCGCTCCATTCTCCTGGGACATCCTCACCAAGCTCCCCACGCTACTTATAATCCAGTCCCCTCTCCCAGCGCCAGTCCCTCTAACGCCACATATCTGTACTGGGGTGACCTGAGCCGGACGCTGGCTTTCGCCTGGGAGCTTCATGTCTACGGCTCAGCaagtctcttcctcctcctgtttgctGGAGCTGCTCTCGGCCTCACCCTGTCCCCTGCCACAAACTGTCCACATCGGGGTGCTGTTGCACTCGCCAACGCTCTATTGTTTCTAGCCGGAGGCCTTAGGGCAGCTCTCTTTCTAATTGACCCCTATGGCACACGGAAGTTGCTCCCCCGCCCTGCAGTTATGGTGCTCTACAACTTGCCTCTACACCTGCTGGTGTGGACGCATGCTGCCCTGGCACTGTTGGCCATAAGGGTGGCAGGGGTGAGTGTGTTACCTTCAACTATGGAGcgtcctcctctggtggctgtGTTGGCTGTGTTGCAGTGCACCCTGCTGCTGGCAGCCGATCTGCTCTCCCCAGCCCTGTCCCCTGTGGTGCCCGTCACCCTGCAGATCCTGTCGCTGTGCTGGGGCCTGGCTCTCTGTCTGGGTTTTCTCTGCTACGTCTTTCCACGTATACGCTGCCCCCCGCTTCCCCAACCTGGAGTCCCTGAACAGGGCACGAGGAAGGCTTGGACAGGGAGCAGGAGGATAGGCGTGGTCCTGGGGAGagtgctggcagtgtgtgcagttgtgGGGGCATTGTGCTGTGGGCTGCATGTTTATGCCACCTTATGGCTCTATGGGCTTCTAGGGGACTGGACACACTTCAACTGGGGATGGTGGCTGGTTCACTTCTGGGCCCGGCTCTTGGAGCTCTCCTGGGGGTTCTCGCTCCTTCTCCTCGGTTCATGGCTGTTCTGGAGGCCCCAAAGTTACCAGGGAAGGGAGGAGGGTGGAGCAGATggcagagcagctggagacgTGCCATCCCCTGGCCAATCTGTAGGGTCCACTCAAAGACATACCTGCTGGTCCAAGATAGTGCAGAGCCTGAAAGTGAAGCCGTGCAGAAAATCTGACAGCAATGgggtaggaggaggaggggtaggggggggaggaggaggaggaccaggaggaccaggaggaccaGGGGAGATGCCTAACAACTGGGCTGGTCAGGAACGTCCTGGAGCTGACATCAGTAAAAGTCTGATCAGGAACCAGAACCACGAGCAGGTCACTGCCCTGCCACGCTACGTCAAAGACAACAACAGGGGGCGCAACCATAGGGGCCACTCTGCAGAACGAGGCATATCTGATGGCTCCACAGGCTCCCTGCTGAGACTGCAGGCGCTGGGACGTCCTCCTCAGCGCTCAGTGAGTGGCAGCCTGGATCAGGATAAGGACACttccctgtctctgtgtgacttTGATTTACGCCCCCCCTCTCCCATCAACCTGACCCGCAGTATTGATGAGGCTCTGCACAGGGAGCACCTACTGGAAGGAATTAGCCTATTTTATCCTTTCAACCAAAACTCACAGTCTCCCTCCCCGGGCTCAGGGGGCAGCCAGGGACCCTGGCTCCGCAGGAACAGTGATCCTCAGATGCTCTCTGAGAGCAGCGAGGCCCCGACAGAGTCGTCCATGCCACTAGGTGGCAGCGTACTCAGCAGTGTACCCAGCAGGCAGGTGACTGCTCCCCCCACACCTTCCCATCAGGGTCACAGGTGGGCTGGGAACGGAGTGGGAAGTGTCCCCTCATCAGTGTCCTGCCCTGTGTCGCTTCGTCCCACCAGAATATCTACGGGGCATCTGGGGGAGGACGGAGTGGATGACACGCGGCCATTCATCACTCCGGACTCAGAGAGGGTGCGGGGAAGGGCTGGGAGGCCGGCGGGATCACGGAGTTACCTGGAGGTCAGTCGACATGACGACTCTGCCAGTGTGAGCAGTGAAATCATTGACTTATGA
- the LOC118110993 gene encoding proline-rich transmembrane protein 3 isoform X1 — MLVNGTWTKLKSQAEGWCDRYRDRLRDQSLLATQRQTMAPMSLLFLGFFLSFLHSSHTQTIIGSSSSFPPLDLPINSPPPPTKQTVRFWPSLPPRGRSDVPIRATVRDRLTSTNAVQQGQRVARPTVQSIPSFISGLSAKNLSIGPILTQPTASRPRTDMAGLTLSRAFAKGDTSTKGLTPPLPTAVAEPAGNKAGNAESDDDDPQGLGSGSSPTTMLVKEETPVPTAGDEMSQHRPQAQTVISKTSAKKTPPPESQSVKPPVFVLTTASKTTTSPQTPETRATLSPVVTKATLQTVVLTGDLTANTLPPQQDSVMTTTAGSPEDQPQASELPVTAQSQNSLPSNTTTPQVTTTSAATVLTTTLAAVRASSKASNPTNITTQQGGNTASTTRTGKPSFLTTGVVPVTRIRFFPTYQSGIGQRNRSILLGHPHQAPHATYNPVPSPSASPSNATYLYWGDLSRTLAFAWELHVYGSASLFLLLFAGAALGLTLSPATNCPHRGAVALANALLFLAGGLRAALFLIDPYGTRKLLPRPAVMVLYNLPLHLLVWTHAALALLAIRVAGVSVLPSTMERPPLVAVLAVLQCTLLLAADLLSPALSPVVPVTLQILSLCWGLALCLGFLCYVFPRIRCPPLPQPGVPEQGTRKAWTGSRRIGVVLGRVLAVCAVVGALCCGLHVYATLWLYGLLGDWTHFNWGWWLVHFWARLLELSWGFSLLLLGSWLFWRPQSYQGREEGGADGRAAGDVPSPGQSVGSTQRHTCWSKIVQSLKVKPCRKSDSNGVGGGGVGGGGGGGPGGPGGPGEMPNNWAGQERPGADISKSLIRNQNHEQVTALPRYVKDNNRGRNHRGHSAERGISDGSTGSLLRLQALGRPPQRSVSGSLDQDKDTSLSLCDFDLRPPSPINLTRSIDEALHREHLLEGISLFYPFNQNSQSPSPGSGGSQGPWLRRNSDPQMLSESSEAPTESSMPLGGSVLSSVPSRQVTAPPTPSHQGHRWAGNGVGSVPSSVSCPVSLRPTRISTGHLGEDGVDDTRPFITPDSERVRGRAGRPAGSRSYLEVSRHDDSASVSSEIIDL; from the exons atgttggtgaatgggacatggaccaaactaaaaagtcaag CTGAAGGATGGTGTGACCgatacagagacagactgagggaCCAGTCACTGCTCGCCACTCAGAGGCAGACCATGGCTCCcatgtccctcctcttcctgggcttcttcctctccttcctccattCTTCACATACCCAGACCATCATcggctcttcctcctcatttcctcctctcgACCTGCCAATTaattctccacctccaccaacCAAGCAAACTGTTAGATTCTGGCCCTCTTTACCTCCCAGAGGGCGCAGTGATGTGCCCATCAGAGCGACAGTCCGGGATAGGCTGACAAGTACGAATGCAGTGCAACAGGGGCAGAGAGTGGCCCGTCCCACTGTGCAGTCCATTCCTTCTTTTATATCCGGTCTCTCTGCAAAGAACCTCAGCATCGGGCCAATTTTAACCCAACCGACTGCCTCCAGGCCCAGGACTGACATGGCCGGTTTAACACTCAGCAGGGCCTTTGCTAAGGGGGACACTTCTACAAAAGGCTTGACTCCACCTCTGCCCACTGCTGTCGCTGAGCCTGCAGGTAACAAGGCAGGTAATGCAGAGTCAGACGATGATGATCCACAGGGGTTAGGATCAGGTAGTTCTCCGACAACGATGCttgtgaaggaggaaacaccTGTTCCAACGGCTGGCGATGAAATGTCGCAGCATCGGCCTCAGGCACAGACGGTGATATCTAAAACCTCTGCCAAAAAGACACCACCACCTGAGAGTCAGTCTGTGAAGCCTCCGGTGTTTGTGCTCACAACAGCCAGTAAAACCACAACATCACCACAGACACCAGAGACGAGAGCAACACTGTCCCCTGTGGTGACGAAAGCAACACTTCAGACTGTAGTATTAACAG GAGACCTGACAGCGAACACACTTCCTCCGCAGCAGGACTCTGTGATGACCACCACCGCTGGGTCTCCTGAAGATCAGCCACAGGCTTCAGAGCTGCCAGTCACTGCCCAAAGCCAGAATAGTTTGCCTTcaaacaccacaacaccacAAGTGACGACCACATCTGCAGCTACTGTGCTTACTACAACACTGGCAGCTGTGAGAGCGTCCTCGAAAGCATCAAATCCAACCAACATAACGACGCAACAGGGAGGGAATACAGCTAGCACAACAAGGACAG gaaAACCTTCCTTCCTCACCACCGGTGTAGTCCCAGTCACCCGGATAAGGTTTTTCCCCACCTACCAGAGTGGTATTGGTCAGAGGAACCGCTCCATTCTCCTGGGACATCCTCACCAAGCTCCCCACGCTACTTATAATCCAGTCCCCTCTCCCAGCGCCAGTCCCTCTAACGCCACATATCTGTACTGGGGTGACCTGAGCCGGACGCTGGCTTTCGCCTGGGAGCTTCATGTCTACGGCTCAGCaagtctcttcctcctcctgtttgctGGAGCTGCTCTCGGCCTCACCCTGTCCCCTGCCACAAACTGTCCACATCGGGGTGCTGTTGCACTCGCCAACGCTCTATTGTTTCTAGCCGGAGGCCTTAGGGCAGCTCTCTTTCTAATTGACCCCTATGGCACACGGAAGTTGCTCCCCCGCCCTGCAGTTATGGTGCTCTACAACTTGCCTCTACACCTGCTGGTGTGGACGCATGCTGCCCTGGCACTGTTGGCCATAAGGGTGGCAGGGGTGAGTGTGTTACCTTCAACTATGGAGcgtcctcctctggtggctgtGTTGGCTGTGTTGCAGTGCACCCTGCTGCTGGCAGCCGATCTGCTCTCCCCAGCCCTGTCCCCTGTGGTGCCCGTCACCCTGCAGATCCTGTCGCTGTGCTGGGGCCTGGCTCTCTGTCTGGGTTTTCTCTGCTACGTCTTTCCACGTATACGCTGCCCCCCGCTTCCCCAACCTGGAGTCCCTGAACAGGGCACGAGGAAGGCTTGGACAGGGAGCAGGAGGATAGGCGTGGTCCTGGGGAGagtgctggcagtgtgtgcagttgtgGGGGCATTGTGCTGTGGGCTGCATGTTTATGCCACCTTATGGCTCTATGGGCTTCTAGGGGACTGGACACACTTCAACTGGGGATGGTGGCTGGTTCACTTCTGGGCCCGGCTCTTGGAGCTCTCCTGGGGGTTCTCGCTCCTTCTCCTCGGTTCATGGCTGTTCTGGAGGCCCCAAAGTTACCAGGGAAGGGAGGAGGGTGGAGCAGATggcagagcagctggagacgTGCCATCCCCTGGCCAATCTGTAGGGTCCACTCAAAGACATACCTGCTGGTCCAAGATAGTGCAGAGCCTGAAAGTGAAGCCGTGCAGAAAATCTGACAGCAATGgggtaggaggaggaggggtaggggggggaggaggaggaggaccaggaggaccaggaggaccaGGGGAGATGCCTAACAACTGGGCTGGTCAGGAACGTCCTGGAGCTGACATCAGTAAAAGTCTGATCAGGAACCAGAACCACGAGCAGGTCACTGCCCTGCCACGCTACGTCAAAGACAACAACAGGGGGCGCAACCATAGGGGCCACTCTGCAGAACGAGGCATATCTGATGGCTCCACAGGCTCCCTGCTGAGACTGCAGGCGCTGGGACGTCCTCCTCAGCGCTCAGTGAGTGGCAGCCTGGATCAGGATAAGGACACttccctgtctctgtgtgacttTGATTTACGCCCCCCCTCTCCCATCAACCTGACCCGCAGTATTGATGAGGCTCTGCACAGGGAGCACCTACTGGAAGGAATTAGCCTATTTTATCCTTTCAACCAAAACTCACAGTCTCCCTCCCCGGGCTCAGGGGGCAGCCAGGGACCCTGGCTCCGCAGGAACAGTGATCCTCAGATGCTCTCTGAGAGCAGCGAGGCCCCGACAGAGTCGTCCATGCCACTAGGTGGCAGCGTACTCAGCAGTGTACCCAGCAGGCAGGTGACTGCTCCCCCCACACCTTCCCATCAGGGTCACAGGTGGGCTGGGAACGGAGTGGGAAGTGTCCCCTCATCAGTGTCCTGCCCTGTGTCGCTTCGTCCCACCAGAATATCTACGGGGCATCTGGGGGAGGACGGAGTGGATGACACGCGGCCATTCATCACTCCGGACTCAGAGAGGGTGCGGGGAAGGGCTGGGAGGCCGGCGGGATCACGGAGTTACCTGGAGGTCAGTCGACATGACGACTCTGCCAGTGTGAGCAGTGAAATCATTGACTTATGA